A stretch of Desulfurivibrio alkaliphilus AHT 2 DNA encodes these proteins:
- a CDS encoding GGDEF domain-containing protein translates to MSDQANTDPLTGLINRRYFMEILNDLLKQPNHGNRLGTLLFLDLDNFKPVNDQLGHDAGDIALQVIAERLRNLLREQDYVARLGGDEFVLLFTGDSSNNLDSETVAQRVEANIAAPIMVKKKKINLGCSIGTTQLKKGDDPQEVLNRADKAMYAVKFARRHKTTTM, encoded by the coding sequence ATGTCTGATCAAGCCAATACCGACCCACTGACCGGGCTGATCAACCGGCGCTATTTTATGGAAATCCTCAACGATCTGCTGAAACAGCCCAACCATGGCAACCGGCTGGGCACATTGCTTTTTCTGGATCTTGACAATTTTAAACCAGTGAATGATCAACTTGGCCATGATGCGGGGGACATCGCTCTCCAGGTAATAGCAGAGCGCTTGCGTAATCTGCTGCGAGAACAGGACTACGTCGCCAGATTGGGAGGTGACGAGTTTGTCTTACTTTTTACTGGTGACAGCAGTAATAATCTTGATTCTGAGACCGTAGCGCAGCGTGTCGAAGCAAATATTGCCGCCCCTATTATGGTCAAAAAGAAAAAGATAAACCTCGGTTGCAGCATCGGCACCACGCAGCTGAAAAAGGGCGATGACCCGCAAGAAGTTTTGAATCGGGCAGACAAGGCCATGTATGCTGTCAAGTTTGCCCGACGCCACAAAACCACCACCATGTGA
- the istB gene encoding IS21-like element helper ATPase IstB has translation MDAIERTATKYRNLRLNATASRLPELLARADANELSYLHLVEMMADHELEQRTGKRIALNRRKAGFPAEKILEGFDYRHQTTINKRQVNALLDFDFIDQRNNVIFIGPPGVGKTHLAIGIGQKAINAGYKVLFRSALDLVEELELAEMKGELKKKVSQLVKFDLMVIDELGYLPMSRQSRYNLFQLINSFYEYRSLIITTNKDFTHWGEFFHNDNVAVPIIDRIIHHSHIFMLGGESYRLKQKTAQ, from the coding sequence ATGGATGCCATTGAACGAACAGCCACCAAATACCGCAACTTGCGGCTCAACGCGACGGCCAGCCGGCTGCCGGAACTACTGGCCCGGGCCGACGCCAATGAGCTTTCCTATCTGCACCTGGTGGAGATGATGGCCGACCACGAACTGGAGCAACGAACCGGTAAACGGATCGCCCTGAACCGCCGGAAAGCCGGCTTCCCCGCCGAAAAAATTCTGGAAGGTTTCGACTACCGTCACCAGACCACAATAAACAAGCGCCAGGTCAATGCCCTGCTGGATTTCGACTTTATCGATCAGCGTAATAATGTGATTTTTATTGGCCCGCCGGGTGTCGGCAAAACCCATTTGGCCATTGGGATTGGCCAAAAAGCCATTAACGCCGGCTACAAGGTTCTGTTTCGCAGCGCCCTTGATCTGGTTGAGGAACTGGAGCTGGCGGAAATGAAAGGTGAACTGAAAAAAAAGGTCAGTCAGTTGGTTAAGTTTGACCTCATGGTCATCGACGAGCTCGGCTACCTGCCGATGAGCCGGCAATCACGCTATAATTTGTTCCAGCTAATCAACAGTTTCTACGAATACCGGTCGTTGATCATCACGACCAATAAAGACTTCACCCACTGGGGCGAGTTCTTTCATAACGACAACGTGGCAGTGCCGATCATTGATCGCATTATCCATCATTCACACATCTTTATGCTAGGAGGAGAAAGTTATCGGCTAAAACAGAAAACGGCCCAATAG
- a CDS encoding helix-turn-helix domain-containing protein, protein MRKIYEILRLKYECRRSLREIATSCGVGKSTVSDYLLRFKAAGLQWPLPAELDEVGLNRLLFREQETSAASAESLPTPDWSEVQRELRGNRHVTLALLWQEYKERHPEGMQYSCQWPLVLTHLWPTILTHPTSTIGPFSVLADNFLLLA, encoded by the coding sequence ATGCGCAAGATTTACGAGATATTACGTTTGAAGTACGAGTGCCGGCGAAGCCTGCGGGAGATCGCGACCAGTTGTGGAGTCGGCAAAAGTACGGTGTCCGACTATCTTTTACGGTTCAAGGCGGCGGGTTTGCAGTGGCCGTTGCCGGCGGAGTTGGACGAGGTCGGCCTTAATCGGCTGTTATTTCGGGAGCAGGAAACATCGGCTGCCTCAGCCGAGTCTCTGCCCACCCCCGACTGGTCGGAAGTGCAGCGGGAACTCCGGGGCAACCGGCATGTCACCCTGGCACTGCTCTGGCAGGAGTACAAGGAGCGTCATCCCGAAGGAATGCAGTACAGTTGTCAATGGCCATTAGTTTTGACCCACCTTTGGCCAACAATTTTGACCCACCCCACCTCCACTATTGGGCCGTTTTCTGTTTTAGCCGATAACTTTCTCCTCCTAGCATAA
- the istA gene encoding IS21 family transposase: MIHKIKALHGDGGGLSVRAIALELGVSRNTVRKYLRLDEAAISQAQVDRARHKRLDMHRSYIIYLLETYPRLSAVKVARKLREKVSGLAVSDRSIRRYVSVLKETGVVAQKRYYEPIIDHVPGVQCQVDPGELRGVLVGGEPQTLYFVVFVLSFSRLMYVGLSFEPIDTGRFIQLHDEAFRYFGGVTEECVYDQTKLVVIEELYRELTLNQRFAEYAATVGMRVHACEGYDPESKGKVEAGVKYVKQNCLYGETFSGRQDLRRYVRQWLDEVANQRTHGTTGQVPRHHFETEEQAHLHPYLTPAGLTVAASERRKVDKTGLISWRANRYSVPMAYQGGQVGVQVEDGQLQVIDLGRGEKIASHTVCLEKGQIIKNTHHYRDHSQRLQELEGAVCALLGQPAGERLCQVLKSTSPRIYKDQLVAAVQLLKAEETLDQALVDRLAQRPTLTATTLKRYLDSSRRSKERGRDSITATGLPDAEIQLGQYASLTAGHGDHPFGQEVNHGCH; encoded by the coding sequence ATGATTCACAAAATTAAAGCGTTACACGGTGACGGAGGTGGGTTGTCGGTCCGTGCTATTGCCTTGGAGCTGGGTGTTTCTCGTAACACGGTACGCAAGTATCTGCGCTTGGATGAGGCGGCCATCAGCCAGGCGCAGGTTGACCGGGCACGCCATAAGCGTTTGGACATGCACCGGAGCTATATCATTTATCTTTTAGAAACTTATCCCCGCCTCAGTGCGGTGAAAGTGGCTCGCAAGCTGCGGGAGAAGGTCAGCGGGTTGGCGGTGTCTGATCGGAGTATCCGCCGTTATGTATCGGTCCTGAAAGAGACCGGTGTTGTGGCTCAAAAGCGCTACTATGAACCGATTATTGATCATGTGCCGGGGGTTCAGTGCCAGGTTGACCCGGGTGAGCTGCGCGGGGTGCTGGTCGGTGGCGAGCCACAAACCCTGTACTTTGTGGTGTTCGTCTTATCTTTTTCCCGGCTGATGTACGTCGGTCTTTCCTTTGAGCCCATTGATACCGGGCGTTTTATCCAGCTTCACGATGAGGCGTTCCGTTACTTTGGCGGTGTTACCGAGGAATGTGTTTACGACCAGACCAAGTTGGTGGTCATCGAGGAGCTTTACCGTGAGTTGACGCTTAATCAGCGCTTTGCTGAATACGCGGCCACGGTGGGTATGCGGGTCCACGCTTGCGAGGGTTATGATCCCGAGAGCAAAGGCAAGGTCGAAGCCGGAGTCAAATATGTCAAACAGAACTGCCTGTATGGCGAGACGTTCAGCGGCCGGCAGGATCTGCGCCGTTATGTTCGGCAGTGGCTGGACGAGGTGGCTAACCAGCGAACCCATGGCACCACCGGGCAGGTTCCCCGGCATCATTTCGAGACCGAAGAGCAGGCGCATCTGCACCCCTATCTGACCCCTGCCGGCTTAACGGTAGCGGCCAGTGAGCGGCGCAAGGTTGACAAGACCGGGCTGATCTCCTGGCGGGCCAATCGTTACTCGGTGCCCATGGCCTACCAGGGTGGCCAGGTCGGGGTGCAAGTCGAGGATGGACAATTGCAGGTCATCGACCTTGGCCGTGGCGAAAAGATCGCCTCCCATACCGTTTGCCTGGAAAAAGGCCAGATCATCAAAAACACCCATCATTACCGTGATCACAGCCAGCGGCTCCAGGAGCTGGAAGGGGCGGTATGTGCATTACTGGGTCAGCCGGCGGGCGAGCGATTGTGCCAAGTGTTGAAAAGCACCTCGCCCCGGATTTACAAAGATCAACTGGTGGCTGCCGTTCAGCTGCTCAAGGCGGAAGAGACCCTTGACCAGGCCCTGGTGGACCGACTGGCCCAGCGGCCCACGTTGACCGCCACGACCTTGAAACGCTATCTGGATTCCTCCCGCCGCTCAAAAGAACGGGGGCGCGACAGCATCACGGCAACGGGGCTTCCGGATGCCGAAATCCAGTTGGGCCAGTATGCATCGTTAACAGCCGGCCATGGTGACCACCCCTTCGGCCAGGAGGTGAACCATGGATGCCATTGA